A genome region from Arachis duranensis cultivar V14167 chromosome 8, aradu.V14167.gnm2.J7QH, whole genome shotgun sequence includes the following:
- the LOC107462826 gene encoding hydroxyproline O-arabinosyltransferase RDN2 yields MGRTSPLLIIFLVLGSSFATYNVVTMLIRYGSSEGVAFSDGLLLFDPIIEMPAHAKNRKVSKAPFHVALTATDAPYNKWQCRIMYYWYKRQKNMPGSEMGGFTRILHSGKPDNLMDEIPTVVVDPLPAGMDRGYIVLNRPWAFVQWLEKATIEEEYVLMAEPDHIFVRPLPNLAYGGHPAAFPFFYITPEKNEKIIRKFFPEEHGPVTNVDPIGNSPVIIRKDLIEKIAPTWMNVSLKMKEDPETDKAFGWVLEMYAYAVASALHGVRHILRKDFMLQPPWDLSTENKFIIHYTYGCDYNMKGELTYGKIGEWRFDKRSHLRGPPPRNLPLPPPGVPESVVTLVKMVNEASANIPNWDTT; encoded by the exons ATGGGACGAACTTCACCATTACTTATCATTTTTTTGGTTCTTGGTTCGTCCTTTGCCACGTATAATGTGGTAACGATGCTAATCCGCTATGGATCTTCAGAAGGTGTGGCCTTTAGTGATGGTTTGTTGTTGTTTGATCCCATCATTGAGATGCCTGCACATGCAAAGAATCGGAAGGTGTCTAAGGCACCTTTTCATGTCGCCCTAACGGCTACTGATGCTCCATACAACAAATGGCAATGCCGCATCATGTATTACTGGTATAAAAGGCAAAAGAACATGCCTGGGTCAGAGATGGGAGGATTCACTAGAATTCTACATTCTGGAAAGCCAGACAACTTGATGGATGAAATTCCCACTGTTGTGGTAGATCCTCTTCCAGCTGGTATGGACAGG GGATACATTGTTCTAAATAGACCATGGGCCTTTGTACAGTGGCTGGAAAAGGCAACTATCGAGGAAGA ATATGTGTTAATGGCAGAGCCTGATCACATATTTGTACGTCCCTTACCCAATTTGGCCTATGGAGGACATCCAGCTGCTTTCCCATTCTTTTACATCACGCCTGAGAAGAATGAAAAAATCATAAGGAAGTTTTTTCCTGAGGAGCATGGACCAGTTACAAATGTAGATCCAATTGGCAATTCTCCTGTAATTATCAGGAAG gatttgattgaaaagattgcCCCCACATGGATGAACGTGTCTTTGAAAATGAAAGAGGATCCAGAGACTGATAAAGCTTTTGGATGGGTGCTCGAAAT GTATGCTTATGCTGTAGCTTCTGCACTGCATGGAGTGCGCCATATTCTGCGTAAAGACTTCATGCTACAG CCCCCATGGGATCTCTCAACTGAGAACAAGTTCATAATTCACTATACTTACGGATGTGATTACAATATGaag GGTGAGTTGACATATGGTAAAATTGGTGAGTGGAGATTTGACAAAAGGTCTCATCTACGAGGACCTCCACCGAGGAACTTGCCCTTACCTCCACCAGGGGTTCCTGAAAGTGTG GTGACCCTAGTGAAGATGGTGAACGAGGCAAGTGCTAACATCCCCAATTGGGACACAacgtaa